The following are from one region of the Stigmatopora argus isolate UIUO_Sarg chromosome 9, RoL_Sarg_1.0, whole genome shotgun sequence genome:
- the LOC144082547 gene encoding protein Wnt-8a-like — MGSRIHFTVMVLYTSCILNTSSTWTVNNFLMTGPKAFLTYANSVQVGAQSGIHECKHQFAWDRWNCPHNPLPLSTHNGHRIATKETSFVHAISAAGVMYTLTKNCSMGDFDKCGCDDFRIGQTGGKGWIWGGCSDNVAFGEKISKQFVDALEDGHDVRAAVNLHNNEAGRLAIKATMRRACKCHGVSGSCSIQTCWMQLADFREVGTYLKRKHSQARKLEVDKRSIRAGNSADNRAPITHAFRNIPRTELIFFEDSPDYCIQNQSLGYKGTEGRECLKGDKSMSRWERRSCRRLCYECGLRVVEKHMEVVSSCNCKFHWCCTVQCDKCTNVVTKYYCARSGSGKKTQNKAQRKHRARAH; from the exons ATGGGCTCTAGAATACACTTTACTGTGATGGTCCTCTACACTAGTTGTATTTTAAATACTTCATCCACTTG gacgGTGAATAATTTCCTCATGACTGGACCAAAG GCTTTTCTTACTTATGCGAATAGCGTGCAAGTGGGTGCGCAAAGTGGGATTCACGAGTGCAAACACCAGTTTGCTTGGGACAGATGGAATTGTCCACACAATCCTCTTCCATTGTCCACGCATAACGGACATCGTATTG ctacaaaAGAGACATCTTTTGTCCATGCCATCAGTGCTGCAGGAGTGATGTACACTCTGACTAAAAACTGCAGCATGGGAGACTTTGACAAATGCGGGTGTGACGACTTCAGAATTGGGCAAACAG GTGGGAAAGGATGGATTTGGGGAGGCTGTAGTGATAATGTGGCATTTGGAGAAAAGATCTCCAAACAATTTGTGGATGCATTGGAAGATGGACATGATGTGCGTGCTGCTGTTAACCTGCATAACAACGAGGCTGGACGACTA GCAATTAAAGCCACGATGAGGAGAGCCTGCAAATGCCACGGCGTATCAGGAAGCTGCAGCATCCAAACATGTTGGATGCAGCTGGCCGACTTCAGAGAGGTGGGCACCTatctgaaaagaaaacattccCAAGCCAGGAAACTGGAAGTGGACAAGAGGTCAATCCGAGCCGGCAACAGCGCAGACAACCGAGCCCCCATTACGCATGCTTTCCGTAACATCCCCCGGACGGAGCTGATTTTCTTCGAGGACTCGCCGGACTACTGCATTCAGAACCAGAGCCTTGGATACAAGGGCACCGAGGGACGGGAGTGTCTGAAGGGGGACAAGAGCATGTCGCGATGGGAGAGGAGGAGCTGCCGCAGGCTCTGCTATGAATGCGGCCTCCGAGTAGTGGAGAAGCACATGGAAGTTGTCAGCAGCTGCAATTGCAAGTTCCACTGGTGCTGCACGGTTCAATGTGACAAATGCACAAATGTGGTAACGAAATATTACTGTGCACGCAGCGGCAGTGgcaaaaaaacgcaaaacaaaGCACAACGAAAGCATCGTGCGCGTGCACATTGA
- the LOC144082485 gene encoding thymosin beta-like — MSDKPDMTEISRFDKTKLKKTETKEKNPLPTKETIEQERKGDATP, encoded by the exons ATGTCTGACAAGCCGGATATGACCGAGATTTCCCGTTTTGACAAGACAAAGCTGAAGAAGActgagacaaaagaaaaaaatcctctgcCCACCAAAGAGA CTATTGAACAAGAGAGGAAAGGGGATGCCACACCTTGA